The following are encoded in a window of Manihot esculenta cultivar AM560-2 chromosome 8, M.esculenta_v8, whole genome shotgun sequence genomic DNA:
- the LOC122724423 gene encoding uncharacterized protein LOC122724423, with protein sequence MEDEEHSGWGIGSTVILLIIACVLFLAPLEMGPLQPPSTLSLLFFPVILLGILYFLHQASNEE encoded by the coding sequence ATGGAAGATGAAGAACACAGCGGATGGGGCATTGGGTCGACGGTGATTCTTCTGATTATTGCTTGTGTTCTCTTCTTGGCTCCTCTCGAGATGGGTCCTTTGCAGCCGCCGTCCACTCTCTCACTGCTTTTCTTCCCTGTTATCTTGTTGGGCATTCTCTACTTCCTCCATCAAGCCTCTAATGAAGAATGA